The sequence TGAAGACAGAGGAACTTTTAAACTCCAAAGACTTCAAGAAGAAGTACCCTCATGTTGGAGAGGACATAAAGGTCATGGGTCTCAGGGAGAAGGATAAGATAACCCTTACAGTTGCATGCGCAATGGTATCAAAATACGTTGACGGCAGGGACACCTACATCAGCGTTAAAGAGGAACTCAACGATATAATAAATGATCTTGCAGTTAAAAATACTGAAAGGGAAGTTCAGACCTTCATAAACACTGGTGACAACCATTCATGCGCCTCAGAGGAAGGATACTATCTCACAGTAACAGGAACCTCTGCAGAGATGGGAGATGACGGCTCCGTTGGAAGGGGAAATAGGGCAAACGGCCTTATAACACCTAACAGGCCAATGTCAATGGAAGCAACCTCCGGTAAAAACCCATTAAACCACGTTGGTAAGATCTACAACCTCCTCTCAAACAGAATGGCAGAAGACATTGTTAAAGAAGTTGAAGGAGTCCAGCAGGTTCACATAATGATTCTAAGCCAGATAGGTAAGCCAATCGATCATCCAAAAGCTGCAAGCGCCCAAATAATCCTTAAAGACGGTTACAACATGGAATCCGTTAACAAGAATGTTGAGGGAGTTATGGACTCTTGGCTTGAGGATATTGGTAAGATCACTGAGATGATGGTTAAAGGCGAACTCAGAACCTTCTAAAACTATAAACCCATGAAGATTTGTGGATAATTTTTAGGTAGAACCCCTACCTACCAATTTTTCATTGTAATGGTCACTATGAATGAATATATCTTTTAATTTCATTTGATGTTAAAAACCTTTAAAAATCATAAAAAGTAATAATTTGAGTTTATTTTAAAATTAAAAGTATAATCAAACTTAAAATTATCAATAAATAGTTCATACACTAAATTTTTATTTTTAAAATTTTCTTAAATAGTGTCAAGCTTGATATCCATCAACACTATCCGATTGAGTTTGACTATTAACTATTTTATATACCAGCAACAAACCTTAGTTGTGTATTCATAATAACTGAAAAATCATAAAAATCACAGGAGAATGTAAATGCCAATAGAGGAGGCTCAACGGTCATACAAATCAAAGAACATCGAGGAGAAGGTTCAGAAGTTCTGGGACCAGGGAGATGTTTACAGAGAAACCAATAGAATGAGGGAAGAAAGGCCCAAATACTCATTTTTAGACGGTCCACCATATTGTAGTGGACGTATACATCTTGGAACTGCATGGAACAAGATAATTAAGGATTCTTATCTCAGATACAAGAGCATGTCTGGTTTCAGCATCAGGAGGCAGGCTGGATGGGACACCCACGGACTTCCAATCGAGCACAAGGTCGAGGGGATCCTTGGCTTAAAAAGCAAGAAGGAAATAGAAGAACGCATAGGTATCGAAAACTTTGTGAATAAATGCAAGGAATTTGCAGTAGAAAACAAGGCCCTCATGACCGACCAGTTCAAGCTCCTTGGCATATGGATGGACTGGGATAAACCCTACGTTACCTACGATAACAGGTACATGGAGTCATGCTGGTGGACCCTGAAACGGGCCCATGAAAAGGATCTTCTCGTGCGGGACAAACGTGTGATAACATGGTGCCCACACTGTGAAACAGCCCTTGCAATGGCAGAGATAGACTACGACAACAAGGAAGACCCTTCCATCTACGTGAAGTTCCCACTCAGCCAGCAGGAAAGTGACGATTACACTGTTTACGTCCTGGTCTGGACAACCACACCATGGACCCTCCCTGCAAACATGGCAGTCTGTGTACATCCTGACTTCGACTACGCCTATGTGAAACGTGGAAATGAAGTTTACATAATGGCAGAGGCCCTTGTGGAATCAGTTTTTCAGGATGAGGAGCACGAGATCATGAAGGTGGTCAAGGGATCTGAACTTGAGAACACCCCCTACAACCATCCATTAACGGATGAGATACCTGTTCAAAGGGATTTCAAGCACATGATACTTCCAGGAGACCATGTGACCCTAACAGAGGGAACTGGTTGTGTTCACACAGCCCCTGGACACGGTCCAGACGACTTTGAAATAGGTAAGAAGTATGGTTTACCAATATTCTGTCCAGTGGATGAAGCAGGACTATTCATGGAAGAGGCTGGTAAGTACTTGGGTCAGTTCGTGAAGTCCGCAGACAAAAACATCATAGCGGACCTTCAGGAGCACGGTCTTCTCTTCCGTGAGGGAATAATAGACCACCGTTACGGTTTCTGCTGGAGGTGCAAAAGTCCAATCATCTACCTTGCAACCAAACAGTGGTTTTTGAAGGTAACCGACATCAAGGATAAAATGCTCAGTGAACTCGACAAGGTTGAATGGGTTCCATCCTGGGCAGGTGAAAGCCGTTTCCGTAACTGGGTTGAAAATGCACGTGACTGGACTATATCCAGACAGAGGTACTGGGGAATACCAATACCAATATGGGTGTGTCAGGATTGTGGTGAAATAACTGTTGTTGGTTCTGTTGAGGAACTCAAGGAACGTGCAGTTGATGGAGAGCTCAAGGGAGACTTCATACACAGACCACACGTGGATGAGATAACCATCAAGTGCAGCTGTGGCGGAGACATGAAACGAACCCCCGATGTTCTGGATGTATGGATCGACTCAGGAGTTGCAGGATGGGCTTCCCTCTACTACCCACAGGAAAAGGAACAATTC is a genomic window of Methanobacterium congolense containing:
- a CDS encoding methionine adenosyltransferase — encoded protein: MRNIIVKELIQKPIEEQDVEIVERKGIGHPDSISDGIAESVSRALCNEYMDKFGGILHHNTDEVQITAGESDPKFGGGEIIKPIEILLTGRGVPEYEGQKIGIDRIAITAAKEYLKENIINLDVETSTVVECKIGHGSGDLVDVFKRDGMPASNDTSFGVGYAPFSETENIVMKTEELLNSKDFKKKYPHVGEDIKVMGLREKDKITLTVACAMVSKYVDGRDTYISVKEELNDIINDLAVKNTEREVQTFINTGDNHSCASEEGYYLTVTGTSAEMGDDGSVGRGNRANGLITPNRPMSMEATSGKNPLNHVGKIYNLLSNRMAEDIVKEVEGVQQVHIMILSQIGKPIDHPKAASAQIILKDGYNMESVNKNVEGVMDSWLEDIGKITEMMVKGELRTF
- the ileS gene encoding isoleucine--tRNA ligase — its product is MPIEEAQRSYKSKNIEEKVQKFWDQGDVYRETNRMREERPKYSFLDGPPYCSGRIHLGTAWNKIIKDSYLRYKSMSGFSIRRQAGWDTHGLPIEHKVEGILGLKSKKEIEERIGIENFVNKCKEFAVENKALMTDQFKLLGIWMDWDKPYVTYDNRYMESCWWTLKRAHEKDLLVRDKRVITWCPHCETALAMAEIDYDNKEDPSIYVKFPLSQQESDDYTVYVLVWTTTPWTLPANMAVCVHPDFDYAYVKRGNEVYIMAEALVESVFQDEEHEIMKVVKGSELENTPYNHPLTDEIPVQRDFKHMILPGDHVTLTEGTGCVHTAPGHGPDDFEIGKKYGLPIFCPVDEAGLFMEEAGKYLGQFVKSADKNIIADLQEHGLLFREGIIDHRYGFCWRCKSPIIYLATKQWFLKVTDIKDKMLSELDKVEWVPSWAGESRFRNWVENARDWTISRQRYWGIPIPIWVCQDCGEITVVGSVEELKERAVDGELKGDFIHRPHVDEITIKCSCGGDMKRTPDVLDVWIDSGVAGWASLYYPQEKEQFGEWFPYDFITEGHDQTRGWFYSQLGCGVISFDTVPYKKVLMHGFTLDEEGKKMSKSLGNVVEPDEVVEKYGADVLRFYLLWGNKPWEDLKFNWDEVKNVNKMFNILWNVYVFTTTYMAIDNFNPTLYTEEDVKLRDEDLWITSRANSLAKTVSESIEKLHFHKATRAINNFILEDLSRWYVRLIRGRTWIEKDDPDKLGAYYTLYNVMKLLIMTMAPIAPHITEDIYQNLVRGVDEESFLSVHMMDWEFNENLIDLELESNMDVVRGIIEAAAHARDVARYKLRWPVRELIIVSEDEKVLKAAESLRKVIMEQANAKNIVSLSEFENMTIHAQPNMKTLGPRLRGDVPKVRAKLAEADGAVITQKLESEGVYNVELEDKTIELAPEDMVFETELPENIESAEFDGGSVFIDTELTDEILSEAMSRELIRRVQDMRKDQDLDVEANIEVYVECKPDFQALIENFLDFISNEIRADKFVFEAADEGYRKEWKIEEHEVVITIKKS